The following coding sequences lie in one Mus musculus strain C57BL/6J chromosome 11, GRCm38.p6 C57BL/6J genomic window:
- the Rai1 gene encoding retinoic acid-induced protein 1 produces MQSFRERCGFHGKQQNYPQTSQETSRLENYRQPGQAGLSCDRQRLLAKDYYSPQPYTGYEGGTGTPSGTVATAAADKYHRGSKSLQGRPAFPSYVQDSSPYPGRYSGEEGLQTWGGPQPPPPQPQPLPGAVSKYEENLMKKTVVPPPNRQYPEQGPQLPFRTHSLHVPPPQPQQPLAYPKLQRQKPQNDLASPLPFPQGSHFPQHSQSFPTSSTYAPTVQGGGQGAHSYKSCTAPSAQPHDRPMSANANLAPGQRVQNLHAYQPGRLGYEQQQQALQGRHHTQETLHYQNLAKYQHYGQQGQGYCPPDTAVRTPEQYYQTFSPSSSHSPARSVGRSPSYSSTPSPLMPNLENFPYSQQPLSTGAFPTGITDHSHFMPLLNPSPTDAASSVDPQAGNCKPLQKEKLPDNLLSDLSLQSLTALTSQVENISNTVQQLLLSKATMPQKKGVKNLVSRTPEQHKSQHCSPEGSGYSAEPAGTPLSEPPSSTPQSTHAEPQDTDYLSGSEDPLERSFLYCSQARGSPARVNSNSKAKPESVSTCSVTSPDDMSTKSDDSFQSLHSTLPLDSFSKFVAGERDCPRLLLSALAQEDLASEILGLQEAIVEKADKAWAEASSLPKDNGKPPFSLENHGACLDTVAKTSWSQPGEPETLPEPLQLDKGGSTKDFSPGLFEDPSVAFATTDPKKTSSPLSFGTKPLLGTATPDPTTAAFDCFPDTPTASSVDGANPFAWPEENLGDACPRWGLHPGELTKGLEQGAKASDGVGKADAHEASACMGFQEDHAIGKPAAALSGDFKQQEAEGVKEEVGGLLQCPEVAKANQWLEESRHCCSSTDFGDLPLLPPPGRKEDLEAEEEYSSLCELLGSPEQRPSLQDPLSPKAPLMCTKEEAEEALDTKAGWVSPCHLSGEPAVLLGPSVGAQSKVQSWFESSLSHMKPGEEGPEMERAPGSSGTSQGSLAPKPNKPAVPEGPIAKKEPVPRGKSLRSRRVHRGLPEAEDSPCRVPALPKDLLLPESCTGPPQGQAEGAGAPGRGLSEGLPRMCTRSLTALSEPQTPGPPGLTTTPTPPDKLGGKQRAAFKSGKRVGKPSPKAASSPSNPAALPVASDSSPMGSKTKEPDSPSMPGKDQRSMVLRSRTKPQQVFHAKRRRPSESRIPDCRATKKLPANNHLPTAYKVSSGPQKEGRMNQRVKVPKPGTGNKLSDRPLHTLKRKSAFMAPVPAKKRSLILRSNNGSGGDGREERAESSPGLLRRMASPQRARPRGSGEPPPPPPLEPPAACMGLSTQSSLPSAVRTKVLPPRKGRGLKLEAIVQKITSPGLKKLACRVAGAPPGTPRSPALPERRPGGSPAGAEEGLGGMGQMLPAASGADPLCRNPASRSLKGKLLNSKKLSSAADCPKAEAFMSPETLPSLGTARAPKKRSRKGRTGTLGPSKGPLEKRPCPGQPLLLAPHDRASSTQGGGEDNSSGGGKKPKTEELGPASQPPEGRPCQPQTRAQKQPGQASYSSYSKRKRLSRGRGKTAHASPCKGRATRRRQQQVLPLDPAEPEIRLKYISSCKRLRADSRTPAFSPFVRVEKRDAYTTICTVVNSPGDEPKPHWKPSSSAASSSTSSSSLEPAGASLTTFPGGSVLQQRPSLPLSSTMHLGPVVSKALSTSCLVCCLCQNPANFKDLGDLCGPYYPEHCLPKKKPKLKEKARLEGTLEEASLPLERTLKGLECSASTTAAAPTTATITTPTALGRLSRPDGPADPAKQGPLRTSARGLSRRLQSCYCCDGQGDGGEEVAQADKSRKHECSKEAPTEPGGDTQEHWVHEACAVWTSGVYLVAGKLFGLQEAMKVAVDMPCTSCHEPGATISCSYKGCIHTYHYPCANDTGCTFIEENFTLKCPKHKRLPL; encoded by the exons ATGCAGTCTTTTCGAGAAAGGTGTGGTTTCCATGGCAAACAGCAAAACTACCCACAGACCTCCCAGGAGACATCGCGCCTGGAGAACTACAGGCAGCCGGGTCAGGCTGGGCTAAGCTGTGATCGGCAGCGGCTGCTGGCCAAGGACTACTACAGCCCTCAGCCCTATACAGGCTATGAGGGTGGCACTGGTACACCTTCTGGCACGGTGGCCACAGCAGCTGCAGACAAGTACCACCGAGGCAGCAAATCCCTGCAGGGGAGGCCAGCTTTCCCCAGCTATGTTCAAGACAGCAGCCCCTACCCAGGGCGCTACTCTGGCGAGGAAGGTCTTCAGACCTGGGGGGGCCCACAGCCACCGCCTCCTCAGCCACAGCCTCTGCCCGGGGCAGTGAGCAAGTATGAGGAGAACCTGATGAAGAAGACAGTTGTGCCTCCTCCAAACAGGCAGTACCCTGAGCAGGGCCCCCAGCTTCCCTTCCGGACTCACAGCCTGCATGTCCCACCACCACAGCCTCAGCAGCCCCTGGCTTACCCCAAACTCCAAAGGCAGAAACCACAGAACGACCTTGCCTCccctctgcccttcccccaggGCAGCCACTTTCCCCAGCATTCCCAGTCCTTCCCTACCTCCTCCACTTATGCCCCAACAGTGCAGGGTGGTGGGCAGGGGGCCCACTCCTACAAGAGCTGCACAGCACCATCTGCCCAGCCTCATGATAGGCCGATGAGTGCCAATGCGAACCTGGCTCCAGGGCAACGGGTCCAGAATCTTCACGCTTACCAGCCTGGCCGCCTTGGCTacgagcagcagcagcaagcactTCAAGGCCGTCACCACACCCAGGAAACACTCCACTACCAGAACCTCGCCAAGTACCAACACTATGGACAGCAAGGCCAGGGCTACTGTCCACCGGACACAGCTGTCAGGACTCCAGAGCAGTATTACCAGACTTTCAGCCCGAGCTCCAGCCACTCCCCTGCACGGTCTGTGGGTCGCTCCCCTTCCTATAGCTCCACCCCGTCACCACTGATGCCCAATCTGGAGAACTTCCCCTATAGCCAGCAGCCGCTTAGTACTGGGGCCTTCCCCACAGGCATCACAGACCACAGCCACTTTATGCCCCTGCTTAACCCGTCCCCAACAGATGCTGCCAGCTCTGTGGACCCCCAGGCCGGCAACTGCAAGCCCCTGCAAAAGGAGAAGCTGCCTGACAACTTGCTCTCCGACCTCAGCCTGCAGAGCCTCACAGCGCTCACCTCCCAGGTGGAAAACATCTCCAACACCGTGCAGCAGCTCTTGCTGTCCAAAGCTACCATGCCACAGAAGAAAGGGGTCAAGAACCTCGTGTCCAGGACTCCAGAGCAGCACAAAAGCCAGCACTGTAGCCCTGAAGGCAGCGGCTACTCAGCTGAGCCAGCGGGCACACCGCTGTCTGAGCCGCCGAGCAGCACGCCACAGTCCACCCATGCTGAGCCACAGGACACTGACTACCTGAGTGGCTCTGAGGACCCGCTAGAGCGCAGCTTCCTCTACTGCAGCCAGGCCCGGGGCAGCCCCGCCAGGGTCAACAGCAACTCCAAGGCTAAGCCCGAGTCTGTGTCCACCTGTTCTGTGACCTCACCTGATGACATGTCCACCAAGTCCGACGACTCTTTCCAGAGCCTGCACAGTACTCTGCCCCTGGACAGCTTCTCCAAATTTGTGGCAGGCGAGCGGGACTGCCCGCGGCTGCTGCTCAGTGCCCTGGCACAGGAAGATCTGGCCTCCGAGATCCTGGGACTGCAGGAAGCCATTGTTGAGAAGGCTGACAAGGCCTGGGCTGAGGCTTCCAGCCTGCCCAAGGACAATGGCAAGCCACCCTTCTCACTGGAGAACCATGgcgcctgcctggacactgtagCAAAGACTTCATGGTCACAGCCAGGGGAGCCAGAGACCCTCCCTGAGCCTTTGCAGCTGGACAAGGGTGGCAGCACCAAGGACTTCAGCCCGGGGCTGTTTGAAGACCCCTCTGTGGCCTTTGCCACCACTGACCCGAAGAAAACAAGCAGTCCCCTGTCCTTCGGCACCAAGCCTTTGCTAGGGACTGCCACTCCTGACCCCACCACAGCAGCATTTGACTGCTTTCCAGATACACCCACTGCCAGCTCGGTGGATGGTGCCAACCCCTTTGCCTGGCCAGAGGAGAACCTGGGCGATGCTTGTCCTCGTTGGGGCCTCCACCCTGGTGAGCTTACCAAGGGCTTGGAACAGGGTGCAAAAGCCTCGGACGGCGTGGGCAAGGCAGATGCACACGAGGCCTCTGCTTGCATGGGCTTCCAGGAGGATCATGCCATCGGGAAGCCAGCAGCCGCACTGTCCGGGGACTTCAaacagcaggaggcagagggggtGAAAGAGGAGGTGGGTGGGTTGCTGCAGTGCCCCGAGGTGGCCAAGGCCAACCAGTGGCTGGAGGAGAGCCGCCATTGCTGTTCCTCCACTGACTTCGGGGACCTGCCACTGTTGCCGCCCCCTGGCAGGAAGGAGGACCTGGAAGCTGAAGAGGAGTACTCTTCTCTGTGTGAACTGCTGGGGAGCCCTGAGCAGAGGCCCAGCCTGCAGGACCCGTTGTCCCCAAAGGCCCCGCTGATGTGCaccaaggaggaggcagaggaggcgcTGGACACCAAGGCTGGCTGGGTCTCTCCATGTCACCTCTCTGGGGAGCCTGCTGTCCTACTGGGCCCCTCTGTGGGTGCCCAATCAAAGGTTCAGAGCTGGTTTGAATCTTCTCTGTCACACATGAAGCCGGGAGAAGAAGGGCCAGAGATGGAGAGGGCTCCAGGTAGTTCCGGCACCTCACAAGGCTCCTTGGCCCCGAAGCCTAACAAGCCTGCTGTACCTGAGGGGCCCATTGCTAAGAAAGAGCCTGTGCCACGGGGTAAGAGCTTACGGAGCCGGCGAGTACACCGGGGGCTGCCTGAGGCGGAAGACTCTCCGTGCAGGGTGCCAGCACTTCCCAAAGACCTCTTGCTCCCAGAGTCTTGCACAGGGCCTCCACAGGGACAGGCCGAGGGGGCTGGAGCCCCAGGCCGGGGGCTGTCAGAAGGGCTCCCCAGAATGTGTACCCGCTCGCTTACAGCTCTGAGTGAGCCCCAGACTCCTGGACCTCCGGGCCTGACTACCACCCCCACGCCTCCCGACAAACTGGGAGGTAAGCAGCGAGCTGCCTTCAAGTCTGGCAAGCGGGTCGGAAAACCATCACCCAAGGCTGCATCCAGCCCCAGCAACCCTGCTGCCCTGCCTGTTGCCTCAGACAGCAGCCCCATGGGCTCCAAGACCAAGGAGCCAGACTCTCCCAGCATGCCTGGCAAGGACCAGCGCTCCATGGTCCTCCGGTCTCGCACCAAACCCCAGCAGGTCTTCCATGCCAAACGGCGGCGGCCCTCGGAGAGCCGGATCCCAGACTGCCGTGCCACCAAGAAGCTCCCTGCTAACAACCATTTACCCACTGCGTACAAGGTCTCCAGTGGGCCCCAGAAGGAAGGTCGGATGAACCAGCGGGTCAAAGTACCCAAGCCTGGTACAGGAAACAAGCTTTCAGATCGGCCTCTCCACACGCTCAAGAGGAAGTCGGCTTTCATGGCACCTGTCCCCGCCAAAAAACGGAGCCTCATCCTGAGAAGCAACAATGGAAGTGGGGGAGacgggagggaggagagggctgaGAGTTCCCCTGGCCTCTTACGGAGGATGGCCTCACCCCAGAGGGCCAGACCCAGGGGTAGTGgggagccacccccacccccacccttggaGCCACCTGCTGCATGCATGGGGTTGTCTACACAGTCATCCCTGCCCAGTGCTGTGAGGACCAAGGTGCTGCCACCGCGAAAGGGCCGCGGCCTCAAGCTGGAGGCCATAGTACAGAAGATCACCTCACCTGGGCTCAAGAAACTCGCATGCAGAGTGGCAGGGGCCCCTCCTGGGACACCCCGGAGCCCAGCCCTGCCTGAGAGACGTCCAGGGGGCAGTCCAGCCGGGGCGGAAGAGGGTTTAGGAGGAATGGGGCAAATGCTACCAGCAGCTTCCGGAGCTGACCCATTGTGCAGGAACCCAGCCAGCAGGTCCCTAAAAGGTAAACTCTTGAACAGTAAGAAGCTGTCCTCTGCTGCTGACTGCCCCAAAGCTGAGGCCTTCATGTCCCCGGAGACCCTGCCATCACTAGGGACTGCCCGAGCACCGAAGAAAAGGAGCCGGAAAGGCAGAActgggaccttgggaccctccaaAGGTCCGTTGGAGAAGCGGCCATGTCCGGGCCAGCCTCTGCTCCTCGCTCCCCACGACAGGGCCAGCAGCACTCAGGGCGGAGGCGAGGACAACTCCAGTGGAGGAGGCAAGAAGCCAAAGACAGAGGAGCTGGGACCGGCCTCCCAGCCCCCTGAAGGCCGGCCCTGCCAGCCCCAGACAAGGGCGCAGAAGCAGCCGGGCCAAGCCAGCTACAGCAGCTATTCCAAGCGGAAGCGCCTCAGCCGAGGCCGGGGGAAGACCGCCCACGCTTCACCCTGTAAGGGACGTGCCACTCGGAGAAGGCAGCAGCAGGTACTGCCCCTGGATCCTGCAGAGCCTGAAATCCGACTCAAATACATTTCCTCTTGCAAGAGGCTGCGGGCAGACAGCCGCACCCCAGCCTTCTCGCCCTTTGTGCGGGTGGAGAAGCGAGATGCTTACACCACCATATGCACTGTCGTCAACTCCCCGGGGGATGAGCCGAAGCCTCACTGGAAGCCATCCtcctctgctgcctcctcctccacctcttcctcctccttagaACCAGCTGGGGCTTCTCTGACCACATTCCCTGGAGGCTCTGTGCTGCAGCAGAGgccctccctgcccctctcctccACCATGCATCTGGGGCCTGTGGTGTCCAAGGCCCTAAGTACCTCTTGCCTTGTCTGCTGCCTCTGCCAAAACCCGGCCAATTTCAAGGACCTTGGGGACCTCTGTGGCCCCTACTACCCTGAACACTGCCTCCccaaaaagaagccaaaactcaAGGAGAAGGCGCGGCTGGAGGGCACCTTGGAGGAGGCCTCTCTGCCTCTCGAGAGAACACTCAAAGGCCTGGAATGTTCGGCCAGCACCACGGCTGCCGCCCCTACCACAGCCACTATCACTACCCCCACGGCCCTGGGGAGACTGTCCAGGCCCGATGGCCCAGCTGACCCTGCCAAGCAGGGCCCCCTGCGCACCAGTGCCCGGGGCCTGTCACGGCGGCTGCAgagttgctattgctgtgatggtCAGGGGGACGGGGGTGAGGAGGTGGCCCAGGCTGACAAGAGCCGCAAACATGAATGCAGCAAAGAGGCCCCTACAGAACCTGGTGGGGACACCCAGGAACACTGGGTCCATGAGGCCTGTGCTGTGTGGACCAGCGGGGTGTACCTGGTGGCCGGGAAGCTCTTTGGGCTGCAGGAGGCCATGAAGGTAGCTGTGGACATG ccGTGTACCAGCTGTCACGAGCCCGGGGCGACCATCTCGTGCTCCTATAAAGGATGTATCCACACCTACCACTACCCATGTGCCAATGACACAG GTTGCACGTTCATTGAGGAGAATTTTACTTTGAAGTGCCCCAAACATAAG AGGCTGCCGTTGTAA